From Terriglobales bacterium, a single genomic window includes:
- a CDS encoding RluA family pseudouridine synthase, with the protein MGTPKTFLAGPEEAGRRLDQFLAARLQSAGVSRARVQQLIAQGQVRVNGGEARASLRLRGGEQVAVLGEAQRPPLRALPEDIPLEVVYEDDAVIVVNKPAGMMVHAGAGPTESARNRGTLVNALLHHFRELSQVGGPLRPGLVHRLDKQTSGLLLVAKDDAAHHALARQFAEHRVKKTYLALVHGWMKTERGTIASPIQRDRVRRTRMTTRGAGGREAVSHWQVRERLESRLGRFSLLEVRIDTGRTHQIRVHLASLGHPVVGDALYGAPRVLAAAPGRRSRASGVAMAGNVHPKSEAASLDRNFLHAWALEFAHPRSGKRLRFEQPLPPELAALLRRLRRSQ; encoded by the coding sequence GTGGGGACTCCCAAGACATTCCTGGCGGGGCCGGAGGAGGCGGGCCGGCGCCTGGACCAGTTCCTGGCGGCGCGGCTGCAGAGCGCGGGCGTGAGCCGCGCCCGGGTGCAGCAGCTCATCGCGCAGGGACAGGTGCGCGTGAACGGCGGCGAGGCCCGGGCCTCACTGCGGCTGCGCGGCGGCGAGCAAGTCGCGGTGCTGGGCGAGGCACAGCGGCCACCTTTGCGCGCCCTCCCTGAGGACATCCCGCTGGAGGTCGTCTACGAGGACGACGCTGTCATCGTTGTCAACAAGCCCGCGGGCATGATGGTGCACGCCGGCGCGGGTCCCACCGAGAGCGCGCGCAACCGCGGCACCCTAGTCAATGCCCTGCTCCACCACTTCCGCGAGCTGTCGCAGGTGGGCGGGCCGCTGCGCCCGGGCCTCGTGCACCGCCTGGACAAGCAGACCAGCGGGCTGCTGCTGGTGGCCAAGGACGACGCCGCCCACCACGCCCTGGCGCGCCAGTTCGCCGAGCACCGGGTGAAGAAGACCTACCTGGCCCTGGTGCACGGGTGGATGAAGACGGAGCGCGGGACCATCGCCAGCCCCATCCAGCGCGACCGGGTGCGGCGCACGCGCATGACCACGCGCGGGGCGGGCGGGCGCGAGGCAGTCTCGCACTGGCAGGTGCGCGAGCGGCTGGAATCGCGGCTGGGAAGATTTTCCCTCCTCGAGGTCAGGATCGACACAGGGCGGACCCACCAGATCCGCGTGCACCTGGCCTCGCTGGGCCATCCCGTGGTGGGGGACGCGCTCTACGGCGCGCCGCGGGTGCTGGCGGCGGCGCCGGGGCGGAGGAGCAGGGCGTCAGGCGTGGCGATGGCCGGCAACGTGCATCCCAAGAGCGAGGCAGCGTCTTTGGATCGGAACTTCCTGCATGCGTGGGCGCTGGAGTTCGCCCATCCTCGCAGCGGGAAGAGGCTGCGCTTCGAGCAGCCACTGCCGCCGGAGCTGGCGGCGCTGCTGCGGCGGCTGCGGCGCAGCCAGTGA
- a CDS encoding VWA domain-containing protein, with translation MKFHVPTLFLLGALAAGSAAAQDSKPAPLPEAPSSVKQQPAAPAAGLEPAAAPAPTAAPAAASAAPPAPKTETGAGAAPASPPADNPKPAPATPTQKPAAQDDTGYTVTTIKKRVDEVNVVFTVTDKHGHFVKDLKQDDIEVFDDHKPPQAVVYFKAETDLPLRVGLLIDTSTSIRSRFKFEQESAIEFLNQTVRPKTDKAFVLGFDTERALTADFTDSSESLSHGVRVLRPGGGTALYDAVYWACRDKLGKTGEPYAVRKAIVLVSDGDDNFSHVTREEAVEMAQRAEVIIYAISTNIMGMKGPGDRNLERLAESTGGRVFFPMRLEEVADYFQAVQEELRSQYMVDYKPADFVPNGRFRSIQIEARNKKLHVRARQGYYAPLP, from the coding sequence ATGAAGTTCCATGTCCCTACCCTCTTCCTGCTGGGGGCACTGGCGGCGGGAAGCGCAGCCGCGCAGGATAGCAAGCCGGCGCCACTGCCGGAAGCCCCCTCGAGCGTGAAGCAGCAGCCCGCCGCGCCCGCGGCCGGCCTGGAGCCGGCGGCAGCGCCGGCGCCCACGGCGGCTCCCGCCGCGGCCAGCGCCGCCCCGCCGGCACCCAAGACCGAGACCGGAGCCGGGGCCGCGCCGGCCTCGCCTCCCGCCGACAACCCCAAGCCGGCGCCCGCGACGCCAACCCAGAAGCCGGCCGCTCAGGACGACACCGGCTACACCGTGACCACGATCAAGAAGCGGGTGGACGAGGTCAACGTCGTCTTCACCGTGACCGACAAGCACGGCCATTTCGTGAAGGACCTGAAGCAGGACGACATCGAGGTCTTCGACGATCACAAGCCGCCGCAGGCGGTGGTGTACTTCAAGGCCGAGACCGACCTGCCGCTGCGGGTGGGCCTGCTGATCGATACCTCCACCTCCATCCGTTCGCGCTTCAAGTTCGAGCAGGAATCGGCCATCGAGTTCCTCAACCAGACGGTGCGGCCCAAGACCGACAAGGCTTTCGTGCTGGGCTTCGATACCGAGCGCGCGCTGACCGCCGACTTCACCGACAGCAGCGAGTCCTTGAGCCACGGCGTGCGGGTGCTGCGCCCGGGCGGAGGCACCGCGCTCTATGACGCCGTCTACTGGGCCTGCCGCGACAAGCTGGGCAAGACGGGGGAACCCTACGCGGTGCGCAAGGCCATCGTGCTGGTGAGCGACGGCGACGACAACTTCAGCCACGTCACCCGCGAGGAAGCGGTGGAGATGGCGCAGCGCGCCGAGGTCATCATCTATGCCATCAGCACCAACATCATGGGCATGAAGGGGCCGGGGGACAGGAACCTGGAGCGGCTGGCGGAGTCCACCGGCGGCCGCGTCTTCTTCCCCATGCGGCTGGAAGAGGTGGCCGACTACTTCCAGGCGGTGCAGGAGGAGTTGCGCAGTCAGTACATGGTGGACTACAAGCCCGCCGACTTCGTGCCCAATGGGCGCTTCCGCAGCATCCAGATCGAGGCCCGCAACAAGAAGCTGCACGTGCGCGCTCGCCAGGGATACTACGCGCCGCTGCCGTAG